CATTCATACTTCAaggtgtttttttatatttatatttagataAATATACATTGGACTTTCTTTGTCTTtcaagtattttataaaataatctcAATATACTTAACGTTTTGAATGAAATAGCTCGATATTCGcagcatattattaaaattttatgtaAGTCTATATTTATGTTAATTAGTCAGTACATGTCAGTACGAACCAAACCTAGTGCATTAGAAGCTAAAGATTTCATTTTCTTGTGGTTTCAAacagtaaaatataataatataataataataataatatctttatttaaaaaacatagtCAACATAAAAATGTATAGTATAGAAAAAATGAATAGGTACTGAACGATGGACaatttctgtttttttattattttaatttaaatatagtgcGAGTTGGGGTAGGTTGAGAAGGTTGAGGTAGAAGCCGCACGGCATCAGCGCGGTAGTAACGGTGGTGTTGTTGCAGGCATGCTGAGCTGCGCGCCGCCCGCCGGCATGCCGCCCGCCCACGCCCCGCACGCGCAACCATGGGCCGCCCTGCTGCAACCACCTCCTATCGTGGTACGTAGCTTAATACATACTCGATTTGAACCCTTTACTTTTGCCGTATTGATTAAATGTGTGACTTAATGACTTTATACTTTTCAACTTTACCCACAACATCAAAATGTTTGTTACAGAAATCTGAACCTATGGAAGATGGTAGTTTCTCGAAGGAACAGACGAGCGGTTTCTATTCTGACGGTTTCCACAGTGCGTCCCCGTCTTCAAGCAAGGATTCGAACGGGCACTCTCCTCGCAGTGTCGGCAGCGGCGGCGAACCTTTGCCGTTTTATGATAACATGCCTCTGAGAGCTAAAGCTAATCTCGGTATGCATTTAGAATCCTATCGTAGCGGAGTTCCCTACAGCTTGCTTACGCCTCCCGGTTTCGAAACCCGAAAAGCTGAAGGACGTGATGCTTCGCCAGGATATTCGTCTCAATATTCGCCAAGAAGTCTCGCGCCGCCGACGCACGTGTCGACGCCTCTAATGCGTGCCGACGCCACGCCGCCAAAATCTCCGCCCGAAACACCGTCGTCTCCCGACGGAGAACAGGAGCATAAGTCATTCGAGCGTTTCCATGACTCCGGGTTCGACGGCGCGCCGCAAGGCATGAAACATGATGGCGACGATGGCCGGGAGGGTTCCGGTTTAGAAGAAGATTTTGATGAAGAGCCTGGACTTCGGGTGCCCGCTGTAAACTCTCACGGAAAAGTTAAAACATTCAAATGCAAACAATGTGAGTTTGTTGCGGTAACCAAACTCAGTTTCTGGGAACATAGTAAAGAGCatatcaaaccagaaaaaatgcTATGTTGCAGAAAATGTCCGTTTGTGACTGAGTACAAACATCACCTGGAATACCACATGAGAAACCACCTTGGTTCGAAGCCATTCCAATGCAGTCAATGTTCATATTCGTGCGTTAACAAGTCCATGCTCAACTCCCATCTCAAGTCACATTCGAATGTATACCAGTACAGATGCGCTGATTGTAATTACGCTACCAAATATTGTCATTCTCTAAAACTACACTTGCGCAAGTATCAACACAATCCAGCTATGGTGTTAAACATGGACGGTACACCAAATCCTTTACCAATAATTGACGTGTACGGAACTCGTCGGGGACCGAAGCAAAAACCGATGTCGAAAATGTTTGATCAACAAGCTAGTATAAACAACAATAATCAACCTCCCTGTGTTCCTCAGTCACATTCTTTATTCGGAGGCGCTCATTTCCCTGTTAATCTGCCTTATTTACCTCCTCTTTTACCTCATTCTTTCTTATTTCCACCGAATAACAACTACGAACCAAGAACGTCGCCCAAATCAGCGGGCATCTCGCCGACTGAAAAGCGGCCGCCGTCACCACTTCCTTCAATCTTGCATCAACGTCTGTCTTACGGGGAGTCAAATTTGGATGTTCGAATGACAACCCCACCTGCTAGGTCTCCAGACGATTTACCGCAAACACCCACAATAGATCAAACCACCTCCACTTGTCAAAGTAACGACGCACTCGATCTCACTAATGCAAAAACAACCGAATGTGAATCGCCGCCGCCAGCTGAACAGCCGACGCCCGTTACTCCTACCACGGCTTTGAAAAACCGGAGAAAAGGGCGCGCTTTCAAACTGCAGCCTGCGGCGCTGCGGCTTCAGCACGAGGAcgagcgccgcgccgcgccgccctcCGACTCCGAGTCGGACGCCTCGAACGACGCGGCGCCCGCGCCTGCGGCCGCGCGTGCCCCCGCCTACAGCTGCCACTACTGCGACATCACCTTCGGGGACCTCACAATGCACACTATCCACATGGGTTTTCATGGCTACAACGATCCCTTCATGTGCAACAAGTGCGGCGAGCGCAGCGCCGATCGTGTGGCATTTTTCATTCACTTAGGCCGCGCACAACACGCCTAAGAAATAGATTATATTATTTCCTCCTAGTCCACGATTTCATGTAACACTTGTAGTAAttagatatacatatttcaaatgatatataaattattcttaGTATTCTAATGAAGGTATTATGGGTTGTAAATTAATAGGAAATTTGTATAGATATAAAACCAAagataaataatatacttacgGATTTAAAATAAGTCAACgtgtaacatacatacaattcttatttCTCATTATGTGAACTGGTACGACGATAAAGAACAGCTGTACCTAATCATTATACAACTCTTAACCTTATAAATGTTCCGTAAAATCTAAGTAGGTATTCATATGAATGTGCTTGCaatggtaggtaggtagtaggcaAAATGAAAGTTAAGTTATGAAAGTAAGTATTACTCGTATATACCTACACGAATAGAGCATAGCTGTAGAGTTACGTGAAACCCTgtgttaaaatatttagtttaggGTATAGATTTGAATTCGAGTAGAATCTAGAGTGACCAATTTGTAAACAAGACTGTAATCTTGGTTAAGTACAAAATGAAATAGCATTATTTTGAACGTGCATGTTTGAGGCATTTATTTTAACTTACATTTAAATGTGTATTAAATGTACATTCGCGGTAATGTTACCTATAGATCAGACGCACACAACTAGCGTTAGTAGTGATGCTCTGAAATACAtgagtgtaaaatatttacccaagtacctacataatttaatattaataacttAATTATAGCTGCATGTACGGAAATTACCGTGAcaaattgtacctatttatattaacCTAAAAagagtttatttaatttatttatcctCATTAAGTTTATCTCGTGTAAAATGTGGTTAAAAACGGTAGCTGCGTAATGTCCAGTTTTACATTGTATGACAGTGTTGTGCAttgtattaattgtatattattaatattattacataGGACAGCTTTCGCTTTAGAGTCACTAATGACATGTAATTATGACTTGATAATAAATGGATAGCTGTTGGTAGAACGCCCCGCGCCGCTCATGGGTCTGACGAGCGACGAGGGGAACGGAGCGACAGCGGGCGCGGATGAGTTGCTATCAatcctacctatataataataatattattatgtatgcgATCCACGCATTTTTGTGTATATTTCAcacgaatttatttgttttgtgtTGTATGGGAACTTTTGTTTGTGTGCCGAGaatatgtattaataaaataaaaatgttttgtcGATGTTCTGGgtgttattaattaattattaaaactacaatttataggtacctactaggatTAAATAGTGTTATGACATTgcttgttattttttaaacattgtgtaTGCTATTTATTGCTATGCtaagaaataaaattacttaaggGTGAAGGATCTCGTATGctccagattttttttaaataattgtgaTACCTAAGTATGACTAGAAGTGTGCATGTAAGGCAAAGCACTATGCGCTAGCGCGAATTGACTGCACGGTGTGGATAATTAtgtcatttacttttaatttaaaatacggaaccctaaaaaggcggcTCTTGGCAATTTTAAAGTTCAATTTATGTGTGTTATATGACTTTATTTCAAGactaggtatttattattagcAAACAGTAGAAAAGAGATTTTAAAACACTATTGTTCACTTAGGTAATCGTATAGATGATAAATGTTTCTTCTGCGATTTCCGATCGATTGTAATCAAAATCACTATTATAATACGTGTTATAATAAATGTGAATATTTGTTACTTAATCAGTAATCACGCAAAAACAGCTTAACGGATTTGATTGAAATTTAGCACACCTTTAGGTTAAGTAATTAGTTAATTGCCTTAGTTATTagcttattaggtaggtatatttttttcacaaCTCCAGCTCGTAAAAGCTCTGTTGACACTTCACAAACTGGTGAGACCGTTGCATTtcatccacaagagtggcaattagatgcaaattttgaattgtttcctcatgttggctggtggaattgacttttaatttaagtgatgatttagatataaatagttaatatcatttatttgtgtttgaTATGTTGTGTATGTTTGTACTGGTAATTCCTCGCGTTAGtgtggtgaaaagttttgtgtttcactcggtggcaaagtttgtttaactctcgtgccttgaaaccctcgcagcACTCACGATTCTATTAGCGagccactcgctacgctcgtggttcaaattttggGTCTTTCGCTTGtccgggtatcaatattagcacgaggggttaaacaacaactttgcccccttgtaaaacaaataactattcctgGCTAACTCAGATGAAGTTAACTCAGTCAGCTGCAGGAAAAATGTACAGCTCCCTCCCCCTCCCCCCTTTCCCCTACATAggtttgtatgcaaaggtgctaagcgaatagtattgctgactgacTGTACATGCCAGCAGAGACCTGCAAATAGCCTTAGTTTTCGTGTAGAAAGATATAACAATAGAATAGGTACGGCGAGTCgctattttctaaaaataacttattcTTTTGTTTCAATACATGATTGTTATTTATGAAGTGGCTATTTTTTACCAAACAATACAATTTTATGTCACCGTTACGGGTAAAAACTTCATATGAATATTCATAAAACCTGCGATGGGCTAAATGGTGTTACAAAATAAGCGAAGTGTTTCGTTTGAAAATGCGCGACGCGTCGGTGACATCGAGTCGCTTTTACGGAGGTTGCAATTGCTGCGAGTAAAGTTGCACCAGAGTTGCACAAGTAAGTCTTATTTTTGCGTAGGTTCATTTTTCTACTAAGAGGGTGCGCTGATATGTTTTATTGATGGACCTTATCTAATGGTCGCCGTTGCTTGCTTGCAAAATTTTGACCAGACATCGAGCTACATTCAAACATTATGGACGACTAGTAGTAGTATGTATGTGAAAGTCAACCCCCTGTTCAGAAGATAACCTAGGGTAGATCTAAAATATTTGCAGCCAATAGGTACTTGACCAAgacttttacaaaaaaagtgcaggtcatcatcatcatcttcatcctTATAGCGTTGTCCCGGCTGTTTTGCTACGGTTCATGAGACTCTGGGGTTCGCTTACCAACTAattccaagaattggcgtagacactagtttttacgaaagtgaccTTCCAACAACCCAACTCAAAACCGTGAAGGTATGTCATAATGAAATTAATATCAAATACCTAATCAAGTTAGCTACCCCTTGTAGctatgttaaaattaaaatgtgatGTGCTGTAAACTTCTAAATGACGATTACAATAAACCagttcagaatcagaatcaagtattttattcgtgataaacttaaaactaaaattacatacaagagTAGGTATAACTAAAAACTACAAATTCGTAATAATCTTCAATGACATTTCATTGGTCCTACGaactaaaatagttatttgtacaacaagagatcaaagtttgatatttcttcgagtgcttattttgagtcccgtgcaagcgaaagattctataatagattcacgagcgtagcgagtgaatctaatttagaatcttgagcgtagtaagggactcaaagcgcacgagatgtaaataactttgatctcgtgtagtacacaacatttttcacctcagcagtgagaacatattagagaacccgaaaaatgtattccttcttcatcacttacctctattcactcatattttcttaagatataccaacaattaaattttcacctcagcagctcgaacaagggtactttgctacttaaaaacagtgagcaaaatcgcattttgctcactgagtgagacaaaatgaccaaaatgcgattttgctcactcagtgagcaaaatgcgattttgctgagtgagacaaaatgaatgcgattttgctcactgtttttaagtagcaaagtacccttgttcgagctgctgaggtgaaaaggaaTTTAATAGTTCCTGGTTCAGTTAGTTACCTCTACGTTCGTCAAAAGGTTGGCAGCACCTTAGCGCTTTGATTTGAATGCTATACAGCCATTGTGCAGCATATATTTTAGCACCCACAAGGGAATCATAATTCTCTTTGGAAAAGAAATTGGAAATTTCTCAAGAAGCAATGTCTTTTAGCTCAAGTAAAAGATAACTGTCAAGTTAAGATTATTTACCAATGACCATttagtaggtactaaaaaaTGGTAGATAGGTCCGCGACACACCTGCAGATAATTTTTATTAAGGCCACGTGATAATATTTAAAGTATGTACTTACAAATAggaaaatttgtttaataaacaGTGTAGATCGACACAATATCGTTATTCGTTTCCACAGAGCACTGACTAAGCGTAAGCAATTGACGCCTGACCGAAATCCAGCGGATGTTGCAGTTTTCACGTAAATAGATGGCAAATAAAAAACGTTTCAAAAGAATTCGGAGTAAGTTTTTGGAACAGCGACATCTGAGGAGAAGTTGTTCGTGTATAAGGTAATAACCTATATACTAATATGTGTATTTTAGGTTAACTAATAGGACACCTATACAGGATGCtacctgtaacaggagcaataaattaaactaaaggctgtgctcctcaaactgatcaacatttgttcagcaacttttaaaaattatgaatcctttagacttcctctttttcatacaaaataaatattgccttcaatgtacgctgacatcagtgtgtttgacgttgcttgtcacgctttaaacataacaaaatttgcaatacattgcgtcttagaataaactttaaagcgtaataaaaatcaaaacatgagttattttcaaaagttgctgaacaaatgttggtcagtttgaggagtacagcctacagtttaatttattgctcctgttacaggaagcaccctgtatactatgTATATTCCAGAATTCTGACAGTCGTGGGCGCGTGAGATCGCCGAGTCATCTTAatgtttataggtacctaccttattttCCGCTATGGATATTGTTGAAAATATGTTGACACAATTGAATATATGTATTTCAACCACTACCATGCCCCTTCGTCCAATTTTTTTCGAATTGGTATATATGTAGTAGTTAGAGTCAAGCTATAAAAAATGGTACCTATGGAATTTatttttcgctcctaattttaataataatcaaaaatcaaattaaatcaAACGGACATAGATATGGTTCATAcatcaaataatgtaaaaataatttccaaAATGTCAatgtccagagaggaaaataggaactacgtttgtatggagaagcagtCGTCCTCCTTCCTCTTAAGCAGTGTTCTATTTAGTCCAATGCCTTCACTGCAGTTTTTACAGCTTACCTCCATTACCGTAAACCTCTAAAACGCACTTTCATTCCtgtcttataaaataaaccaaaaaaTATAGTTAGAACACTACTGCCCTAGAAGAATACATTTCAAACACGTATTCGAGTAATCTATGAATCGGTACCTCGTCGAATAATGCACACTTTTTTTGTCGGGATCGTGCGCGCGCAGGTGGTTACTTGGTGCGCAAAAAACTCGGGGACCTGCGTAAAATGCGATTTTACCCGCACAAAGTTAACCAGACACTTATATTTTAAGTATATCTTATGCAGTTACATTGCAATTAAATTGTATCTAATTCGTATAGTGTAGGTTATCTTATCAATCACTTAAACAAGTACCTAAGGCTAATTACTGACATGTAAGTAGACTGTTTTCTTACCTTTATCTGGTTAAACTAAATATAGAATATTGAATCAAAGAACCTAACTGGTAATAATATTGACACTATACAATTTAGATAAAGATTCCTATAATAAAATGTGTACTATTCATTTCCAAACTATTAACGTCGACACGGTTGAATTCCTTAAAATAGTCAAATATCAATTAAAAGATTCCGTGAAACCTTTTTAGACGTTTAGTTATTAATTGTAGATATATTACAAAAACGGCGCCTAGAAGTTTTTTAAGCATCCGTCAACAATCAATGGCTAATTTGTGATTTTTCACACACACCCAACTATTaagaatgaaattaaattaaaaatataataatggcaccatgttaaaaaaatatgttttcagAGTTAAGAGAATTTatagtttaaatattattagatCTACCGTCTAAAGTTTATCTATTCTAACCATTAGAGGCATTAGAACATGaactttatgtaggtataccaaATACATTGtttgtatatataggtatagtcTCATGTAGGGGAGTTAGGGGACCATTGGGCAGTCGGGAGGTTCAGGAAACCCTTGTAAATCAGGATGATTTACAAGGGGGTGcctatacctattttaatatctttttaagcTCTgtattgattaattttattttattatatcaaTTAATCATAACATAGGTAGACATATAGGAAAGttcttaaaatgtatttttgatATGAGATTGCTTGGCATCCTAGaatattaaagtaggtataattgtAGTGTGGCCTGAGCCGAGCGGGCGGCCACCCGTAGCCCGCAGATCTCTGAATAAATGAAACCCAAAGTTGATAAGAGGCGGGGTTCAACTAAGGCGGCACGCTCCGCTATAcgtatgatttttttcaaaaccTGCTCTTTTTTTCTCGGTCAGGACAGCTGTTGTTTGATGACCACTCATAGTGTTCAGTTTTTTCATTCCACTATTCGGTCGCCGATCACGTTGCTAAAAGAAACCACGGTAGAAAAGATTTTAAGCCATTCAAGTAGCAGATGGTAACAGTAACAGCCCAATTATCCGTTTCAGTTTCCAGACGTACCTAAGTCAGCagtgaaaatataaataaagttaggttaggtcagtatagtatagtatcgGTGGACAGTTATTGGTAAAAGTCTtctcttcttagtaaaaagacgtacaAAGCGCTGCGAAGGTACTCCTTATGCTTGTAATGTACATGATACTTACTAATAGCTCCCGTTTAGCCTATTTtgacagaatggtaactacggaaccctagaaCCCTAccctgagcatggcccgacgtgctcttggccgatttaatttttaagtctGATCGTTCGGCACTGATAATCGTGATAAattgataaacacacaaataaatgcccttcaCAACTTTTTAAAACATGATTACCGGATTAGTAGGctgaaattgttttattttgagtaggtatgtattaattaattaaaatacgggCCCGGATACTCCGATGGGGAATAGTCAAAAGCCGAGAAGTTGGGCATACAAACACGTTCCGAGTGTGACAATATCAGTCACGCAATCGACACCATCACCTGTAGTTTAAGCTTTAGCATACACCATTTCTTAATCAGATTTAAAATCTGAAACATCACCCCATTTGATGTTGGCAGCGATAGATAGGTCCTGTTCAACCGTTTAATTTCTTGCTCGAGCGTTATAGTTACATGACGAAAATTATGCGCTCGATCAGCAGATCACAGTAACACTGAGGGTTTTTTTAaccctaaaggatgactcatgttagggctcctctatacgatgggccagcgccggccactccaagggacgcagccatgcggtagaatgagatagcaatatcacttgctccttcTAACGCATacatgcgtcccttggagtggccggcgctggcccatcgtgtagaggagccattagatcgggccgtgtccaggccggagcttctggcgcttacttttctatgacagatgacaccgtagtaatttttttttaataaattctcGCAGAATATTGGACCTcactatatatataggtactagtTGGCACATGTGGCGTGCGCGTAGTGTATGTAAGTACCTTTCgccggttgtttttttttgcactcATCCcacaagtaaattttattttgaattttttgtagtaggtatacttactctATATCGAATGGAAATTGAAACAAGCATTACTTATTTGATTTAGCGACGCAGCCTCTTCTACTGTCGggtgttagtgtaaggcctgagtggacgctcgaagcggagcgttcggcgggccgtgcagcgtggcgtcgggctcacaagtgatgtgagcagcgtgcactaaggccgtccctatacgcttgcatttgtttaacatgcacgccgctcgccccgcgccgctgcacgcccaactcgagcgtccactcaggccttacacttagtgatTCACAGATTTCACAGTAATGTTGCATAACTTAACTTTTTTTCGATAAGTAAAAGCAGACAAGCGGGATTTGCGAACGTTAGATTCGGATCCAGCTTGAAAATTCGCTATTTCATGAAGTTTAGTTTCGTATCTGTATAATATTACACACACGTTTTACACACATAggccaggggtcaccaaatggcggaccgcggtccgGATCCAGACGCTGacctatattattttgttacttatttaataaattcaagTAGAAACGGACCGCGGTGGTCAATTTATTTAACAAACCGGACCTCTGAAGAAAGAACTATAGTGACCCCTGCAATAGGcactaaagtaggtacctaatactgaacatatttgtaaaataataataacaataaacctAATACTTCCGTCGGGCCTATGAAAACTAAAGTAGTTTACGGGTAGGGTATAATATATAATAGACATATGCCTTTAAAAAGATCCAACTTCTGCAACATttgcaattattattttaagatgaATCCCTGTCAAGCAAA
This genomic window from Cydia amplana chromosome Z, ilCydAmpl1.1, whole genome shotgun sequence contains:
- the LOC134661281 gene encoding protein hunchback — its product is MLSCAPPAGMPPAHAPHAQPWAALLQPPPIVKSEPMEDGSFSKEQTSGFYSDGFHSASPSSSKDSNGHSPRSVGSGGEPLPFYDNMPLRAKANLGMHLESYRSGVPYSLLTPPGFETRKAEGRDASPGYSSQYSPRSLAPPTHVSTPLMRADATPPKSPPETPSSPDGEQEHKSFERFHDSGFDGAPQGMKHDGDDGREGSGLEEDFDEEPGLRVPAVNSHGKVKTFKCKQCEFVAVTKLSFWEHSKEHIKPEKMLCCRKCPFVTEYKHHLEYHMRNHLGSKPFQCSQCSYSCVNKSMLNSHLKSHSNVYQYRCADCNYATKYCHSLKLHLRKYQHNPAMVLNMDGTPNPLPIIDVYGTRRGPKQKPMSKMFDQQASINNNNQPPCVPQSHSLFGGAHFPVNLPYLPPLLPHSFLFPPNNNYEPRTSPKSAGISPTEKRPPSPLPSILHQRLSYGESNLDVRMTTPPARSPDDLPQTPTIDQTTSTCQSNDALDLTNAKTTECESPPPAEQPTPVTPTTALKNRRKGRAFKLQPAALRLQHEDERRAAPPSDSESDASNDAAPAPAAARAPAYSCHYCDITFGDLTMHTIHMGFHGYNDPFMCNKCGERSADRVAFFIHLGRAQHA